One Cellulomonas soli DNA window includes the following coding sequences:
- a CDS encoding multidrug effflux MFS transporter gives MSTPTEHPDPRSATPGATSDTLTDGTTNDPTSSVTSSAAPTAPVVPDAAAPRSLTKYVLLLGSMCALPAISTDIYLPSLPEVAHDLGTTATAAQLTMTGMLIGAAAGQLVIGPTSDRFGRRRPVLVGVAAHVVTSLLCMVAPTIGLLIGLRTAQGFFNASASVVAMAVIRDRFVGSTASRLLSRLMLVIGVAPLFAPSIGGLIAGQAGWRAVFGALALFGAGLWVVVWRRLPETLPADRRRHGGLRTALGGYRRLVTDRHFVALALLPSLGVAVLMSYVVASPFVLREGYGLSAAQFSLLFAVNGLGLVGGAQVNAALVRRVSPIRIVRVVQPLSVTLTLLLLVLALTGAGGLPALLVVLWGILALVNFVPPNASALALSRHGQIAGTAAAFIGALQSGVSGVISPVSGLLGGDAVAMAVVMVAAATGGLLVLALATPAYRRGGAWTGQI, from the coding sequence ATGAGCACCCCGACCGAGCACCCCGACCCCCGGTCCGCGACCCCCGGCGCGACGAGCGACACCCTGACGGACGGCACGACGAACGACCCGACGAGCAGCGTGACGAGCAGCGCGGCCCCGACCGCGCCCGTGGTCCCCGACGCCGCGGCGCCCCGATCGCTCACCAAGTACGTGCTGCTGCTCGGCTCGATGTGCGCGCTGCCGGCGATCTCGACCGACATCTACCTTCCGTCGCTGCCCGAGGTCGCCCACGACCTGGGGACCACGGCCACCGCGGCGCAGCTCACGATGACCGGGATGCTCATCGGCGCGGCCGCGGGGCAGCTCGTGATCGGCCCGACGTCCGACCGGTTCGGCCGACGCCGTCCGGTGCTCGTCGGCGTCGCGGCGCACGTCGTCACGTCGCTGCTGTGCATGGTCGCCCCCACGATCGGCCTGCTCATCGGCCTGCGCACCGCCCAGGGCTTCTTCAACGCCTCGGCCAGCGTGGTGGCGATGGCGGTCATCCGGGACCGCTTCGTCGGGTCCACGGCGTCCCGGCTGCTGTCACGGCTGATGCTCGTCATCGGCGTCGCGCCCCTGTTCGCACCGTCCATCGGTGGGCTGATCGCCGGTCAGGCGGGCTGGCGGGCCGTCTTCGGTGCGCTCGCGCTGTTCGGCGCCGGTCTGTGGGTCGTGGTGTGGCGCCGCCTGCCCGAGACCCTGCCGGCCGATCGGCGCCGGCACGGCGGCCTACGCACGGCGCTCGGCGGGTACCGACGGCTCGTCACCGACCGGCACTTCGTCGCCCTCGCGCTGCTGCCGAGCCTGGGGGTGGCGGTCCTCATGAGCTACGTGGTCGCCTCACCGTTCGTGCTGCGGGAGGGCTACGGGCTCAGCGCGGCGCAGTTCTCCCTGCTGTTCGCCGTCAACGGGCTCGGTCTGGTCGGTGGCGCGCAGGTCAACGCGGCGCTCGTGCGGCGGGTCTCGCCGATCCGGATCGTCCGGGTCGTGCAGCCGCTGTCGGTCACGCTCACGCTCCTGCTGCTCGTGCTCGCGCTCACCGGGGCCGGCGGGCTGCCCGCGCTGCTCGTGGTGCTGTGGGGCATCCTCGCGCTGGTCAACTTCGTGCCACCGAACGCCTCGGCGCTCGCGCTGTCCCGGCACGGGCAGATCGCCGGGACCGCCGCGGCGTTCATCGGGGCGCTGCAGTCGGGCGTGTCGGGCGTCATCAGCCCCGTGTCCGGGCTGCTCGGCGGGGACGCCGTGGCGATGGCCGTGGTCATGGTCGCCGCGGCCACCGGGGGACTGCTCGTGCTGGCCCTCGCCACACCCGCGTACCGGCGCGGAGGCGCCTGGACCGGCCAGATCTGA
- a CDS encoding pyridoxal phosphate-dependent aminotransferase codes for MSADQSPVPTPDPGPRGTDRWQHVARAAGLLDADGTVRPTIFAEMSALAARTGALNLGQGFPDVDGPASVARAAADAIAAGANQYPPGPGIPALREAIAAHQERRYGLCPDPDSEVLVTAGATEALAATVLALAGPGDEVLTLEPFYDAYAAVIAMAGATHTTAPLRATPDGFRLDAQALAAAFTDRTRLVLLNTPHNPTGAVLTREELAVVADLATRHDALVVTDEVYEHLVLDADRAHVPIATLPGMAERTLTVSSAGKTFSFTGWKIGWVSGPAALVDAVRTVKQFLTYVSGAPFQPAVAFALQDEGVAAWVEGLVASLAHRRDLLCEGLTAAGFTVARPQGTYFVLADAAPLGFDDGARFCRELPALAGVVGVPVGAFTHTGSAADDALRSWVRFTFVKREEVLVEAVARLQALRR; via the coding sequence ATGAGCGCAGACCAGAGCCCCGTGCCGACGCCGGACCCCGGTCCTCGAGGCACGGACCGCTGGCAGCATGTCGCCCGTGCGGCCGGCCTGCTCGACGCGGACGGCACCGTCCGCCCGACGATCTTCGCGGAGATGTCCGCCCTGGCTGCACGCACGGGTGCCCTCAACCTCGGGCAGGGCTTCCCGGACGTCGACGGACCCGCCTCGGTGGCGCGTGCCGCAGCAGACGCGATCGCCGCGGGCGCCAACCAGTACCCGCCCGGCCCGGGCATCCCGGCGCTGCGCGAGGCGATCGCAGCCCACCAGGAGCGCCGCTACGGCCTGTGCCCCGACCCCGACAGCGAGGTGCTCGTGACCGCGGGCGCCACCGAGGCCCTGGCCGCGACGGTGCTGGCGCTGGCCGGACCCGGTGACGAGGTGCTCACGCTCGAGCCGTTCTACGACGCGTACGCGGCCGTGATCGCGATGGCGGGCGCGACGCACACGACCGCACCGCTGCGCGCGACGCCCGACGGCTTCCGCCTCGACGCGCAGGCGCTCGCAGCCGCCTTCACCGACCGGACCCGTCTGGTCCTGCTCAACACCCCGCACAACCCGACCGGCGCCGTGCTCACCCGCGAGGAGCTGGCGGTCGTCGCCGACCTCGCGACCCGGCACGACGCGCTCGTCGTGACCGACGAGGTGTACGAGCACCTGGTGCTGGACGCGGACCGGGCGCACGTGCCGATCGCGACGCTGCCCGGCATGGCGGAGCGGACGTTGACCGTGTCCTCGGCCGGCAAGACGTTCTCGTTCACGGGCTGGAAGATCGGCTGGGTCAGCGGCCCGGCCGCGCTCGTCGACGCGGTGCGCACGGTCAAGCAGTTCCTCACCTACGTCTCCGGCGCCCCGTTCCAGCCCGCTGTCGCGTTCGCACTGCAGGACGAGGGCGTGGCCGCATGGGTGGAGGGGCTCGTGGCCTCGCTCGCGCACCGACGCGACCTGCTGTGCGAGGGTCTGACGGCCGCGGGCTTCACGGTGGCCCGGCCGCAGGGCACCTACTTCGTGCTCGCCGACGCCGCACCGCTCGGGTTCGACGACGGCGCACGGTTCTGCCGCGAGCTGCCGGCGCTGGCCGGCGTCGTCGGGGTGCCCGTCGGCGCGTTCACGCACACCGGTTCCGCGGCGGACGACGCGCTGCGCTCGTGGGTGCGGTTCACGTTCGTCAAGCGTGAGGAGGTCCTCGTGGAGGCGGTCGCGAGGCTGCAGGCGCTGCGGCGCTGA
- a CDS encoding molybdopterin oxidoreductase yields MATRDPQRTLRRHHVEWWVVSAWASLGLLVGAGVAAAAGLG; encoded by the coding sequence ATGGCGACCAGAGACCCGCAGCGCACGCTGCGCCGACACCACGTGGAGTGGTGGGTCGTGAGCGCCTGGGCCTCGCTGGGACTGCTCGTCGGTGCGGGTGTCGCCGCCGCGGCCGGCCTCGGCTGA
- a CDS encoding DUF2524 family protein produces the protein MRHLPAAVGSLALAAALTFSVSACSAVDDLRATVDDARSQAQQALDKADEVRDQLGSLDADTRAQAEEAVTQAQDALTQAQSALDDAQESKADAEQSLADAQASLDAARAKVEELQASAPAAASDALSSLSQALDDLSADLDEAAAQG, from the coding sequence GTGCGCCACCTGCCCGCTGCCGTCGGCTCGCTCGCCCTGGCAGCCGCCCTGACCTTCTCGGTGTCCGCGTGCTCGGCCGTCGACGACCTGCGCGCGACCGTCGACGACGCCCGGTCCCAGGCGCAGCAGGCCCTGGACAAGGCGGACGAGGTCCGCGACCAGCTCGGCTCGCTCGACGCGGACACCCGAGCCCAGGCCGAGGAGGCCGTGACCCAGGCGCAGGACGCGCTCACGCAGGCGCAGTCGGCGCTCGACGACGCGCAGGAGTCGAAGGCGGACGCCGAGCAGTCGCTCGCCGACGCGCAGGCCTCGCTCGACGCCGCACGGGCGAAGGTCGAGGAGCTGCAGGCGTCCGCCCCGGCGGCGGCCTCCGACGCGCTGTCCTCGCTGTCGCAGGCGCTCGACGACCTGTCGGCCGACCTTGACGAGGCCGCGGCCCAGGGCTGA
- the adhE gene encoding bifunctional acetaldehyde-CoA/alcohol dehydrogenase: MQGEHPVTTTPSTDAPVDTTLTMIDALVANASKALEEYSRFTQEDVDRLVKKASVAALDKHGVLAQHAVAETGRGVFEDKAVKNIFACEHVTNSMANLKTVGVINRDELNGITEIAEPVGVICAMTPVTNPTSTAIFKSLIALKTRNPIIFAFHPNAQESSVAAARVVRDAAVAAGAPEHCIQWVTAPSMEATGLLMNHPGVALILATGGNAMVRAAYSCGKPALGVGAGNVPAYIEKTAKLKRAVNDVVLSKAFDNGMICASEQAVIIDDEIYDAAMAEFAILHAYRVNKKEKALLEKFIFGVDAKSKNCADAKLNPTVVGKSPQWIAEQAGFSVPADTSIIMAEVSLVGPDEPLTREKLAPVLAVLRATTTEQGISLAEQMVEFDGLGHSAAIHTQDEELMERFGSRVKAIRVITNAPSTLGGIGDIYNAFLPSLTLGCGSYGRNSVSNNVSALNLINIKRVGRRNNNLQWFKVPAKTYFEPNAIRYLADMSDVERVTIVTDATMTQIGFVDKVIDVLRRRSNNVALQIIDQVEPEPSVKTVQAGAEQMRHFKPDTIIALGGGSPMDAAKVMWLLYEHPEIVFSDLKQKFFDVRKRAFKFPKLGELAKLVCIPTTSGTGAEVTPFAVISDPDAGKKYPLADYALTPTVAIIDPVLTAKMPRSLAADSGFDALTHATEAYVAVYANDFTDGMALQAIRLIFDNLAQSVNGDPTDPETKAAREKMHNAGTIAGMAFGNAFLGIVHAMAHVIGSTHHLVHGRTNATLLPHVVRYNGTIPTKLTSWPKYEHYIAPERFQQIAQMLGLPAATPAEGVESYALALESLRAKVGIPASFQAQGVDEKAFMGRLDEVAMGAYEDQCAPANPRMPMIDDMKDLMTAAYYGTSLQDVRGRREQA; encoded by the coding sequence ATGCAGGGAGAACATCCCGTGACCACGACACCGAGCACCGACGCCCCCGTCGACACCACGCTCACGATGATCGACGCACTCGTCGCGAACGCCTCCAAGGCGCTCGAGGAGTACTCCCGCTTCACGCAGGAGGACGTCGACCGTCTGGTGAAGAAGGCGTCCGTCGCGGCGCTCGACAAGCACGGCGTGCTCGCCCAGCACGCGGTGGCCGAGACCGGCCGCGGCGTCTTCGAGGACAAGGCCGTGAAGAACATCTTCGCGTGCGAGCACGTCACCAACTCGATGGCCAACCTCAAGACGGTCGGCGTCATCAACCGTGACGAGCTCAACGGCATCACCGAGATCGCCGAGCCCGTCGGCGTGATCTGCGCCATGACGCCGGTCACCAACCCGACCTCGACCGCGATCTTCAAGTCGCTCATCGCGCTGAAGACCCGCAACCCGATCATCTTCGCGTTCCACCCGAACGCGCAGGAGTCCTCGGTCGCCGCCGCCCGCGTCGTGCGTGACGCCGCCGTGGCCGCCGGTGCCCCCGAGCACTGCATCCAGTGGGTCACCGCCCCCTCGATGGAGGCCACCGGCCTGCTCATGAACCACCCCGGCGTGGCCCTCATCCTGGCCACCGGTGGCAACGCGATGGTCCGCGCCGCGTACTCCTGCGGCAAGCCGGCCCTCGGCGTCGGTGCGGGCAACGTCCCGGCCTACATCGAGAAGACCGCCAAGCTCAAGCGCGCCGTCAACGACGTGGTGCTGTCCAAGGCGTTCGACAACGGCATGATCTGCGCCTCCGAGCAGGCCGTCATCATCGACGACGAGATCTACGACGCCGCGATGGCCGAGTTCGCCATCCTGCACGCGTACCGCGTGAACAAGAAGGAGAAGGCGCTCCTCGAGAAGTTCATCTTCGGGGTCGACGCCAAGTCGAAGAACTGTGCCGACGCCAAGCTCAACCCCACGGTGGTCGGCAAGTCGCCGCAGTGGATCGCCGAGCAGGCCGGCTTCTCGGTCCCCGCGGACACCTCGATCATCATGGCCGAGGTCTCCCTGGTCGGCCCCGACGAGCCGCTGACCCGCGAGAAGCTCGCGCCGGTCCTGGCCGTGCTGCGCGCCACGACGACCGAGCAGGGCATCTCGCTGGCCGAGCAGATGGTCGAGTTCGACGGCCTGGGCCACTCCGCCGCGATCCACACGCAGGACGAGGAGCTCATGGAGCGCTTCGGCAGCCGCGTGAAGGCCATCCGCGTCATCACCAACGCCCCCTCCACCCTCGGTGGCATCGGTGACATCTACAACGCGTTCCTGCCGTCGCTGACGCTGGGCTGCGGCTCCTACGGCCGCAACTCCGTGTCGAACAACGTCAGCGCGCTGAACCTCATCAACATCAAGCGCGTGGGCCGGAGGAACAACAACTTGCAGTGGTTCAAGGTCCCCGCGAAGACGTACTTCGAGCCGAACGCCATCCGCTACCTCGCGGACATGTCCGACGTCGAGCGCGTCACGATCGTCACCGACGCGACGATGACCCAGATCGGGTTCGTCGACAAGGTCATCGACGTCCTGCGCCGCCGCTCGAACAACGTCGCGCTGCAGATCATCGACCAGGTCGAGCCGGAGCCCTCCGTCAAGACCGTCCAGGCCGGCGCCGAGCAGATGCGTCACTTCAAGCCGGACACGATCATCGCCCTCGGCGGTGGCTCGCCGATGGACGCCGCCAAGGTCATGTGGCTGCTGTACGAGCACCCGGAGATCGTCTTCTCCGACCTGAAGCAGAAGTTCTTCGACGTCCGCAAGCGCGCGTTCAAGTTCCCGAAGCTGGGTGAGCTGGCCAAGCTCGTCTGCATCCCGACCACGTCGGGCACGGGCGCCGAGGTCACGCCGTTCGCCGTCATCTCGGACCCCGACGCGGGCAAGAAGTACCCGCTCGCGGACTACGCGCTGACGCCGACAGTCGCGATCATCGACCCGGTCCTGACGGCCAAGATGCCGCGCTCACTGGCCGCCGACTCGGGCTTCGACGCCCTCACGCACGCCACCGAGGCGTACGTGGCCGTCTACGCCAACGACTTCACCGACGGTATGGCCCTGCAGGCCATCCGCCTGATCTTCGACAACCTGGCGCAGTCGGTGAACGGCGACCCGACCGACCCGGAGACGAAGGCCGCCCGGGAGAAGATGCACAACGCGGGCACCATCGCCGGTATGGCGTTCGGCAACGCGTTCCTGGGAATCGTGCACGCGATGGCCCACGTGATCGGCTCCACGCACCACCTGGTGCACGGCCGCACGAACGCCACGCTGCTCCCGCACGTCGTGCGCTACAACGGCACCATCCCGACCAAGCTCACGAGCTGGCCGAAGTACGAGCACTACATCGCCCCGGAGCGCTTCCAGCAGATCGCGCAGATGCTCGGTCTGCCGGCGGCCACCCCGGCCGAGGGCGTCGAGTCCTACGCCCTGGCGCTGGAGTCCCTGCGCGCCAAGGTCGGCATCCCCGCGTCCTTCCAGGCGCAGGGCGTGGACGAGAAGGCCTTCATGGGTCGTCTCGACGAGGTCGCCATGGGCGCCTACGAGGACCAGTGCGCCCCGGCCAACCCGCGCATGCCGATGATCGACGACATGAAGGACCTCATGACTGCGGCCTACTACGGCACGTCTCTCCAGGACGTGCGTGGCCGCCGCGAGCAGGCGTAA
- a CDS encoding cation:proton antiporter produces MHHVHVFALVAAAVLVAALCRRKGWPAPLVIVAVGLVASFVPGVPRFEIDAQVVLEFVLPPLLYSAALSSSYRDFRSSWNAITRLGVGLVLVTALAVALVAVLVHPSLSFAAALVLGAVVAPPDAVAAAAVGRRLGLPRRVMTLLAGESLINDATSLTLFKVALAGVATGTWLLGDGLGTFALAVGVGVAVGVGLGWLVHAIRMRLDDPVVASAIGLLTPFAAYWGAEALLGSGVLAVVAAGLYLGHTAPRAGYATRLYEEPIWSTVDLVLEAFTFALIGVQLPWVVRDVIASDQGLRPALLLSLAVLTTAILVRPVYIFATARFDNLRLRGSHRPAGDALDARESAVVSWAGMRGVVTLAAAAAIPATSAGAPFPERASLQLAACTVALGTLLLQGLTLPAVIRRLGVGSATQVEAAEDATQEAQARLAMADAVQEMLERERPAWRAELGTEQADAAIERLTRLTRERAAAAAVVIDPDNAEDLLDDGLTAWAPEHQRRADLAGRTARVRRAVIGAQRDALVRRRDAAEIDEAVLRRMLHELDLEDESLSASWITRAGS; encoded by the coding sequence GTGCACCACGTCCACGTGTTCGCCCTCGTCGCCGCGGCCGTGCTCGTCGCGGCCCTGTGCCGACGCAAGGGGTGGCCCGCACCGCTCGTGATCGTCGCGGTCGGGCTGGTCGCCTCGTTCGTGCCCGGGGTACCGCGGTTCGAGATCGACGCGCAGGTCGTCCTCGAGTTCGTCCTGCCCCCGCTGCTGTACTCGGCCGCCCTGTCCAGCTCGTACCGGGACTTCCGCTCGTCCTGGAACGCCATCACCCGGCTCGGCGTCGGGCTCGTGCTCGTGACCGCCCTGGCCGTCGCGCTCGTCGCGGTGCTCGTGCACCCGTCGCTGTCGTTCGCGGCCGCACTGGTGCTCGGCGCCGTGGTCGCCCCGCCCGACGCCGTGGCCGCGGCAGCCGTCGGACGCCGGCTCGGGCTGCCCAGACGGGTGATGACCCTGCTGGCCGGCGAGAGCCTCATCAACGACGCCACCTCGCTCACGCTCTTCAAGGTCGCGCTCGCCGGAGTCGCCACGGGGACCTGGCTCCTCGGCGACGGCCTGGGGACGTTCGCCCTCGCGGTCGGCGTGGGCGTCGCGGTCGGCGTCGGCCTGGGCTGGCTCGTGCACGCGATACGCATGCGCCTGGACGACCCCGTCGTGGCCTCGGCCATCGGGCTGCTGACGCCGTTCGCGGCGTACTGGGGTGCGGAGGCGCTGCTCGGCTCCGGGGTGCTCGCGGTGGTGGCGGCCGGGCTGTACCTGGGACACACCGCCCCGCGCGCCGGGTACGCGACCCGGCTCTACGAGGAGCCGATCTGGTCGACGGTCGACCTGGTGCTCGAGGCGTTCACGTTCGCGCTCATCGGCGTGCAGCTGCCGTGGGTCGTGCGCGACGTGATCGCCTCCGACCAGGGCCTGCGCCCGGCGCTGCTCCTGTCCCTGGCCGTCCTGACGACCGCGATCCTCGTGCGACCGGTGTACATCTTCGCCACCGCGCGGTTCGACAACCTGCGGCTGCGCGGCAGCCACCGACCGGCAGGGGACGCGCTCGACGCGCGCGAGTCCGCGGTCGTGTCGTGGGCGGGCATGCGCGGCGTCGTCACGCTGGCCGCAGCGGCAGCCATCCCGGCGACCTCCGCGGGCGCACCGTTCCCCGAGCGCGCCTCGCTGCAGCTGGCCGCGTGCACGGTCGCGCTGGGCACCCTCCTGCTGCAGGGCCTGACGCTGCCCGCGGTGATCCGCCGCCTCGGCGTCGGCTCGGCGACCCAGGTCGAGGCGGCCGAGGACGCCACGCAGGAGGCGCAGGCCCGGCTCGCGATGGCCGACGCCGTGCAGGAGATGCTCGAGCGCGAACGTCCCGCGTGGCGCGCCGAGCTCGGCACCGAGCAGGCCGACGCCGCGATCGAGCGGCTGACGAGACTGACCCGCGAACGTGCCGCGGCCGCGGCGGTCGTCATCGACCCGGACAACGCGGAGGACCTGCTCGACGACGGCCTGACGGCCTGGGCACCCGAGCACCAGCGGCGCGCCGACCTGGCCGGCCGCACCGCGCGGGTACGCCGGGCGGTCATCGGCGCCCAGCGTGACGCGCTCGTGCGCAGGCGGGACGCCGCGGAGATCGACGAGGCCGTGCTGCGCCGCATGCTGCACGAGCTCGACCTCGAGGACGAGTCCCTCAGCGCGTCGTGGATCACACGGGCCGGGTCCTGA
- a CDS encoding alpha/beta hydrolase has translation MTTPTIDPAAVLRGGGRVGVRVDPGATEAEDQGDRSPAPLLLLLHGYGSSERDLPGLVDHLPPGLAWASLRAPLALPQGGHAWVPITVPGRPDARATAEAADAVLGWLEAHVPVTTPVVPVGFSQGGLMATQLLRHAPERFTAAVVLSGFVLDTSLPGDAALARRRPPVYFGHGDADRVITAEATARTSAWLPEHTRVTDRLHHGLGHGIDADELAEVATFLRDALGTT, from the coding sequence GTGACGACACCGACCATCGACCCGGCCGCCGTCCTGCGGGGCGGCGGCCGGGTCGGCGTCCGGGTCGACCCGGGCGCGACCGAGGCCGAGGACCAGGGCGACCGCTCACCCGCTCCCCTGCTGCTCCTGCTGCACGGCTACGGCTCCTCCGAGCGGGACCTGCCCGGGCTCGTCGACCACCTGCCGCCCGGCCTCGCCTGGGCGTCGCTGCGCGCGCCGCTCGCCCTGCCGCAGGGCGGCCATGCCTGGGTGCCGATCACGGTGCCCGGCAGACCCGATGCGCGAGCCACCGCCGAGGCGGCCGACGCGGTGCTGGGCTGGCTCGAGGCGCACGTCCCGGTCACCACACCCGTCGTCCCGGTCGGGTTCTCCCAGGGCGGGCTGATGGCCACCCAGCTGCTGCGCCACGCACCCGAGCGGTTCACCGCGGCCGTCGTGCTCTCGGGCTTCGTGCTCGACACGTCCCTGCCGGGGGACGCGGCGCTGGCCCGGCGCAGGCCACCGGTGTACTTCGGCCACGGCGACGCCGACCGGGTCATCACGGCCGAGGCGACCGCGCGGACCTCCGCCTGGCTGCCCGAGCACACGAGGGTCACCGACCGCCTGCACCACGGGCTGGGTCACGGGATCGACGCGGACGAGCTCGCGGAGGTCGCCACGTTCCTGCGCGACGCGCTCGGCACCACCTGA